CAGCAGTTTGACAAATCCAAGACAACCAGTGACTTCATCTATTTCGCCCATCACTTCATCAATCACGCCCACGGCCCATAGCCATCCTGCTGAGGGCGAATCCCAGGACGGAGATCAAGTTCGACGTCCCAGAAATAGCCTCCTCGGTAGTGAATTCGCTTACGTCCATGATTCTCAATCATCTCTTTTCCGTATGTTCAGATCATCTACCAAATCTCTGTTCAGTGTTTCTTGCATCAGGAGATCTTGGCGCATTTCGAGCCTGATCGTCGCTAACAATGTACCCTCTTGGCTTTGTAGTGTTTCTTGGACCTACTTCAACATGGACTTTCTGCCGACGGGTGTTTACCGTTCTAGAAAACGCTGCCGACAGTCCAGATGCACCTCTAGCTCCATTAAATTTGGATGGAACGGCATTCGTCTTACAATGGCAATCTAAGCTTGAAGTGGATGCTGATGACTTGTTACGTTTGCCCCCTATGGATCATGCCCTCTTTCTATATAACACAGTCAAGTTTCGCCTTGGGGAGCTATTTTGCATCATTGATGAGCCCAGCTTCCTTGAAATCTTTTACCTTTTTCACAAGAATCCGCTAGGGACCGCGCAGGAACACCGTTTGTGGTTTATCGAGTACCTCCTCATACTTGCCTTAGGTAAGGCACTCACATCTGGTTATGGTAGTACCTCTCGCGCAAAAACGACTCTCAATGGATCCTATCTTGCTGCGCGGGCCCTATCACTGTTGCCAGATATTGCAGTCCTCCAAAATAAACGCCCAGCGTTGTTGGCTATGAGAGTTTTGTCTTTATCAGCGCTGTATCTTCACGCTGTTGACATGCGTTCAGCAGCGTACCAATATGTCAGTGCGGATGTTTCTTCTACTCGATTTCTGAATTCCACAAGACTGACTTTATGATCTACTGCATTTGCAGATGGGCCAAGCATTTCGCCTAGCGCTACATGATGGTCTTCATCGCCGGATGCCAAAGGATGTTTGCCCTAAACTGGTAGCTGAATTCAGCAATACCTGGTGGGGTATCTACGTGCTCGACCAAGAGATCTCCGCAGGTCTAGGGTGCCCATCAACGTTGTCGCAAGACTACATTACCACCTCAACTCCAGATTTACTGTCCTCCGATCATTTAGAAAAAGCACTCAGTCTACGAGTGCGTCTATCTCGACTCGTCTTAACTATAACCAGCTGTATGAGAATACTATCAATCCCATCATAATTCCTCTGCATCtgatattaatataagttaggtaGCTACAGCTTTGATCAAGAGTCAGTCTCGGATTTCGTGCGAGATACGACATCAAATTTGCATAGCCTTGCCGAACTATCTAGAGACATTGACCAAACTATCTCCTTTTATAGGACTAGTGGTGGCGAACCGCCACAGATGTTTATCAACATAAATCTATCTTATCACTATGTAAGCTGGAAGACAAGAACACCGTTCACGAGAAATTACCTGTTGACCACATGACGAACTACTTAGTGCATAGTACTAGCGACCCGTCCACTTATAATATGGCTACTTACGCGAAATTTCTCTCCGGGAGTTGAACCCCAGTGGCTGACAGGACCTGGGGCTACTCTTATTGAGAAGTCCGGGCAATCAGCTGGAGCAATACTTTCGGCACTAGACGATCTTGCTCAAATTGATATAATAGGTATAGTTGGTTCTGATTCGTAGTCAGCTGACTATTACTCTCGAGCTCaagtttattaatagttGATTGTAGAAGCCTTTTTACCCTTCCATCTCGAATACGCGTTTTCTGCCGCCACATTGCTCACTATACTCTCAGCGTTCCTGCCATCACATATACAACAGTTTGAATGGCGTCAGTCAGTGGCTGTGATTTTCGAAGCTTTGATGTGCAAGGGAAGCGTAACAGTTGGGCTTCGCAGAACCGAATTGGAGCACCTTGAAACTCTTTTGGCCCCTCATCGGAATGAGGAGTCGGCCAGCGAGCGCTGCTATCTACCGACAGAACCCTCTAGTTTGAATCCATCAACACCGCATAGATCTTGGGGCGGACGAGCAAGCGGTGGCCAAGGCCAGGATGACCAGACGCCGGTTGGTAGCTGTCCAGATGATACGGGTCTGAGTACGGGTCTGAGTACTGGTCTGTGGGATTTTGCTGTTTCCCATGTTGGGTTGGAAGAAATACTTTCATTGGCTCGCGAATTTGAGAATGATGACCCTATCCCTTGGCTATTGTCTCCTGATTTCgtttaatatatataaatattatctGATTTTCACAGCCGAAGGTCTTTCAATATGATTCGGCACACAAGATAGCCATGGAGATCGCCAAGCTTTGTGATTTAACAATATTAAAAATCAACCAGGTGTCTACTTGAAAGAAGACATTATCTAGCATTTATATAAGTCTAACTAAGCTTGATTTAGCCCAACCGAGTCTAGAGAAGATACCTTGTTGCCCTTTATGGAGACTTTAGGCTCCTAATGCTTTCCCCAAGCTGGGTTGAGGTGATATGGAGTTTCCTGTGCCATTTACGGCGAAATCATCGAGACAGGGTTTATGATAATTACCAATTAACACAATGAAGGCAAGGGTAAATCTTTGCACATCACCTATTGGTTTCCTAAGCTTCTTATGCTACATGTATTCTCTCATAGTCCCCGCTTATTAAAGTACTCAAGAAGCTACTTCACCTGCCCTACTAATACGATGGTTCCTAGGCTCGGCACTGAGCATCTGAGCCTTTCCGAGTCCACAGTATTCTTGACCCTGGCCTTGTAGCCAGCACTTTCCAAGGGAAATACTCGAACTGTGCAAATTACAATTTCACCTGGCTTCAGTAGGCCCACAGAGTAGGTCGCGCGCTTCCCAAAGATAAATTCAAACATgttatatttattataactGGGACACTTCTTACTACGGCACAACTCTTATTAGAATAAAGCCTCATCGCCGTGTACTAGACCCTAATGAACTCCGTCACTCAATTCCATACAAGCCTTTCCATTCATTTATAAACTTCATCTTTCCCAATGACCTGAGAACAAAAGCTTCGTGGGCCTTGATTAGCCTAGTTCTACGATTCACATCGGCCAACGGGGATCTGGCATACTACAGAAAACAATACAACAGAGGCAATAGACCCAAAGGAAATCACCAGAAAGAGGATCTCGTGGACATGTATCCGGCATGACTGCATTTACATCCTTATCATTTGGTAGGTGTGTACATGTGGCGATAGAGAGATGATCTAATGCTATGGCCGATGTGTTTAGGTCACAAATGGTTGGCTTCCTTTCCTACGACATTCCTTCTGCGCCAAGCGCTTTCGAAGACTTAACACCTCTCAAAACCATTTACGACTGAGATAGATAAGGACTCGcaaatatattataaacttaacttataatatccataaagagaaaaagggaaaagaatTTCAAAAGataattttaactttattacTCTGTAAAGAAGATCATGATATATAAAGTTGTTAGGGAAAATACATCTAAGCTTATATCTTGGCCAAAACTCTGTTTGATTAGCTGTTTGCGTTGCGCTCTGACCTTGAGCATAACAAGTCCCTCCCATCGCTCTCTTTGGCCATTCGACATTGCCTTGATTCTAATTGCGCTTCCANNNNNNNNNNNNNNNNNNNNNNNNNNNNNNNNNNNNNNNNNNNNNNNNNNNNNNNNNNNNNNNNNNNNNNNNNNNNNNNNNNNNNNNNNNNNNNNNNNNNNNNNNNNNNNNNNNNNNNNNNNNNNNNNNNNNNNNNNNNNNNNNNNNNNNNNNNNNNNNNNNNNNNNNNNNNNNNNNNNNNNNNNNNNNNNNNNNNNNNNNNNNNNNNNNNNNNNNNNNNNNNNNNNNNNNNNNNNNNNNNNNNNNNNNNNNNNNNNNNNNNNNNNNNNNNNNNNNNNNNNNNNNNNNNNNNNNNNNNNNNNNNNNNNNNNNNNNNNNNNNNNNNNNNNNNNNNNNNNNNGAATGTTTGGGGCAGGAAGTCAAGCCAAGCAGCACGGTCGGCCTCAGCTCGCCGCTCCGAGCCATGAGCGGGATACCGTCCTTGGCACGGAAGTCAACATTGACGAAAGCGGCCAGTAATGGCATTGAACCCAGTGGCATAGATAAGCACGTCAAGCTCATATTTGGTGCCATCTTCCAGGGTAATGCCAGTGGGAGTAATTCTCTCAATGCCGTTAACGCTAATATCGGCAAGGTGGATGTTAGACTGGTTATAAACCTCGTAGTAGCCGCTCTCAAGAGGCACCCGGGCAAGGCCGAAACCATGATCCTTAGGAATCAACTTCTCAGCGATCTCTGGGTCGTTGACCCGGGCCCGAATCTTGTCAGCCATAAAAGCCGAGTATAGATTATTGGCTTCGCGGTCTGTATAAGTGTCAGAGAAGGCACTCAGCCACTTGCCCATGCCGGGCTTATTATAAAGGCTTTCCCAAAGCTCACGACGCTCTTCGGGAGTGGCCTCGCTGGATTTGCGCTTATCAGGCGAGTGAATAAAGCCGGTTGGGGACTCGCCACgcagcttgaagatctcggGGTATTTCTTTCGCTCCTGAATcatgtcttcttcagagaTAGGGGTGTTGCGCAGAGGTGCAGCCCACATAGCTTGCTTCTGGAAGACGGTCAACGACTTAAGCTCGGGAATCTTGGCAAGGGCGGTGATAGTCTGGATGCCAGTTGCGCCAGTGCCGATGATTCCCACGCGCTTGCCGGCGACCATGTCACGGTGGCTAATATCGGTTGGCCACCGTGACGTGTGAAACGCCTGGCCGCCAAAGTTCTGGATGCCGGGGATAGCAGGCAGGGTAGGGTTCGAGAGGAAACCAAGGCACGAGACGAAGAATCTGGCCGAGTACGAGCGGCCAGTCTCGTCGACAAAAATCCATCGACGGGATTCATCGTCAGACCAGCGGGCAGAGACGATGCGGGTGTTGAGCTGGATGTCGCGGCGCAGGTCAAGGCGATCGGCGACAAAGTTGATATAGGCGAGCGTGTCTGGCTGGGCCGAGAAGCGTTCCTTCCAGTGCCATTCGTCGAGCAGCTTCTGGTCAAAGGAGAAGGTATATGAAAGTGACTCAGAATCGAAGCGGGCGCCTGGGTAGCGGTTCCAATACCAAGTGCCGCCTACCGACGGCGCCGAATCCAGCACGCGGATACGCCAGTCGGGGAACTTGGTCCTGATGCTATGGAGGGCGCAGATCCCAGACATCCCAGCGCCTACAATGAGGACATCGTATGTCTCGTCTATTGTGTCGGAAGGCATCTTTTATTGTTTGTGTATGCCTCTaggggaggaagagaagagtcAGAATAATAGATAGATGTTTTTGACTACAACGATCGTGATTCAGGACTAATTCATGCACGTATAAGTATGCCATGGCGGGCGCTGCTACCTTAAAATCAATCTGTTGTCAACTTGGTGATCGCCCTAGGGGCCGAAACCGGGGATGCAACTGAAAGCATTACCAAAGGCCGCCGCGCCATCTTGGTCTGCTACTGAATTGTGTGACGCCACTGTCATAAAGGCCTAAACGGGTTAGGTGTCGGAGTCGGCGCCGAAACCGATGCCGAGACAGAGCTAACGTGGCCGATCCCGATCGGGCCGCCACGGGGCCCACTTCCGGGGCATCTCCCAAGACTGTTGGTCGCGGACCGAGACCAGCAATCTCAGCATCTTTCCCCGATCGTCAGTACAGGGGGTGTTTGTCTACAACATACGACTTTTTAAAGCTTTAGCAAGCCCAACAGAATCATGATAATGTATGTCACTCGCCCCTAATCTTACTACGATTATCATAAACACAATATTATGGCTTCATTCGATAACAAAGTGGTAGGTAttgtgctgctgctgtcccGATACCAAGCTAATTACCCTTGTTTCAACCCAAACAGATTGCCATCACAGGCGCGGCTAGTGGTATGGGCCTTGCCACCGCCAAGCTACTCGCATCCCGCGGTGCCTCGCTCTCCTTGGCCGATCTAAATGAGGTTGCGTTGCAGAAGCTTATCTCAACCTTGCCAGGCGGTGTTGTAAAACACCTCGGCGTAGCTGTCGATGTCCGCGACGCAGCCTCCGTTGAGGCGTGGATTGACAAGACTGTCGAAAAGTTTGGTAAACTCGATGGCGCCGTCAACATGGCTGGTGTGCTTGGCCCCTCTCACACTTCTATTTTGGACACTACCGAGAAGGATCTCAACTTTGTCATGTCGGTCAATGTCAACGGCGTTTTCAATTGCCTCAAGCCGCAGATCAAAGCTCTCAAGCAAGGTGGTGCTATCGTGAGTCATATATTAAATTATGTGTTCTACATCTTCTCGAACCGCCTTACTAAACTCGTTTCACCTCAGGTCTCTGCAGCTAGTATCTCTGGCCAGGTGGGTCTCCCTTACAGCTCCATTTACTGTGCCAGTAAGGCTGCTGTCATCTCCCTTTCCACTGCCGCCGCCAAGGAGAATGGTCATCTTCGCATCAACTGTG
This genomic stretch from Fusarium oxysporum f. sp. lycopersici 4287 chromosome 5, whole genome shotgun sequence harbors:
- a CDS encoding hypothetical protein (At least one base has a quality score < 10), producing MDHALFLYNTVKFRLGELFCIIDEPSFLEIFYLFHKNPLGTAQEHRLWFIEYLLILALGKALTSGYGSTSRAKTTLNGSYLAARALSLLPDIAVLQNKRPALLAMRVLSLSALYLHAVDMRSAAYQYMGQAFRLALHDGLHRRMPKDVCPKLVAEFSNTWWGIYVLDQEISAGLGCPSTLSQDYITTSTPDLLSSDHLEKALSLRVRLSRLVLTITSSFLPSHIQQFEWRQSVAVIFEALMCKGSVTVGLRRTELEHLETLLAPHRNEESASERCYLPTEPSSLNPSTPHRSWGGRASGGQGQDDQTPVGSCPDDTGLSTGLSTGLWDFAVSHVGLEEILSLAREFENDDPIPWLLSPDFV
- a CDS encoding hypothetical protein (At least one base has a quality score < 10), which translates into the protein MPSDTIDETYDVLIVGAGMSGICALHSIRTKFPDWRIRVLDSAPSVGGTWYWNRYPGARFDSESLSYTFSFDQKLLDEWHWKERFSAQPDTLAYINFVADRLDLRRDIQLNTRIVSARWSDDESRRWIFVDETGRSYSARFFVSCLGFLSNPTLPAIPGIQNFGGQAFHTSRWPTDISHRDMVAGKRVGIIGTGATGIQTITALAKIPELKSLTVFQKQAMWAAPLRNTPISEEDMIQERKKYPEIFKLRGESPTGFIHSPDKRKSSEATPEERRELWESLYNKPGMGKWLSAFSDTYTDREANNLYSAFMADKIRARVNDPEIAEKLIPKDHGFGLARVPLESGYYEVYNQSNIHLADISVNGIERITPTGITLEDGTKYELDVLIYATGFNAITGRFRQC